In Terriglobales bacterium, the genomic window ACGAGAGTGTTGTCCGACAGCGATTCGGCAATGGCGCAAGACAGATTACGTGCACGCGACGCGCCTGCGATTTTGTCTTTCCTTTTGCGGCCGCTGAAGTCGTGCAGCTCTTTCGGACATACTTTGGACCAACGAAGGTGGCATTCTCACGCCTCGATTCCAATGGACAAGCCGCCCTGGCTGCCGACCTCGTGCACATGTGGACTGAGCAGAACCAGGCGAAGGACGGATCTACGCTCATTCCCGCCGAGTATCTTGAAGTGCACGTGATCCGAGCATAGGTGATTCCCGTTTCTGCACTGAATGCCTGAGCTGCCCGATATCCTTGCATATATCAGCGCGCTTGAGCCTCGCATCGTTGGGCAGCAGCTTCAGCGCGTTCGCATTGCCAGTCCCTTTTTGTTGCGCACAGCGCAACCGCGGATCGAAGAAGTAGAGGGACGCACCGTCCGTGAACTGCGCCGCATTGGCAAGCGCATCTCCCTTGGATTCGACGACGGCCTGTGGCTGGTGCTGCACCTGATGATCGCCGGTCGCCTGCATTGGCGCCCTGCGGATGCCAAGCTCGGAGGGCGCCAGAACCTCGCCGCGTTTGATTTCCCGAATGGCTCGCTCGTGCTTACGGAAGCTGGCTCGAAAAAGCGCGCATCGCTGCACGTAGTCGCTGGTGATGAGGGATTGCAAACGCACGATCCCGGAGGCATTGACGTCTTCAGTAGCGACTTCGAGAGCTTTCGGGCTGCACTTGCGGCCGAGAATCGCACGCTCAAACGAGCGCTCACCGATCCACGCGTTTTGAGTGGAATCGGCAATGCCTATTCCGATGAAATCCTGCACGCAGCGCGACT contains:
- a CDS encoding DNA-formamidopyrimidine glycosylase family protein, giving the protein MPELPDILAYISALEPRIVGQQLQRVRIASPFLLRTAQPRIEEVEGRTVRELRRIGKRISLGFDDGLWLVLHLMIAGRLHWRPADAKLGGRQNLAAFDFPNGSLVLTEAGSKKRASLHVVAGDEGLQTHDPGGIDVFSSDFESFRAALAAENRTLKRALTDPRVLSGIGNAYSDEILHAARLSPIALTQKLKPDEWQRLFTATRETLELWIARLQSDATTKFPEKVTAFREDMAVHGRYGKPCPRCGEKILRIRYADNETNYCARCQTGGKVLADRSLSRLLGSDWPRTLDELEALKKK